A genomic segment from Piliocolobus tephrosceles isolate RC106 chromosome X, ASM277652v3, whole genome shotgun sequence encodes:
- the AMER2 gene encoding APC membrane recruitment protein 2 isoform X1 yields METSRSRGGGGAVSERGGAGASAGVCRRKAEAGAGTLAADMDLHCDCAAETPAAEPPSGKINKAAFKLFKKRKSGGTMPSIFGVKNKGDGKSSGPTGLVRSRTHDGLAEVLVLESGRKEEPRGGGGGGRPNPGPPRAAGPGGGSLASSSVAKSHSFFSLLKKNGRSENGKGEPADASRAGGKQKRGLRGLFSGMRWHRKDKRAKAEAAEGRAPGGGLILPGSLTASLECVKEETPRAAREPEEPSPDAPRDPAGEPAGGEQVPAPADRAPARSCREPEGPARPGDTGARGEDAAGHRRAEKPRGPPEPGPGEVRTAEDASRTGAVPVKTVPLVDSEGGSGRAPAAPDPASVDPPSDPSADRICLMFSDVTSLKSFDSLTGCGDIIADPEEEAGPSCDKHAAGPGKPALSKKHPGVVAYQGGGEEMASPDAADDTYLQEFWDMLSQTEEQGPGPQEGAAKVAAALEAKVAPETPKDTRCVEAAKDASSVKRRRLNRIPIEPHPKEEPKHPEKEQQEGVPNSDEGYWDSTTPGPEEDSSSSGKKAGLPRDSYSGDALYDLYADPDGSPATLPGGKDNEETSCLSRLKPVSPGTITCPLRTPGSLLKDSKIPISIKHLTNLPSSHPVVHQQPSRSEMPRTKIPVSKVLVRRVSNRGLAGTTIRATACHDSAKKL; encoded by the coding sequence GGAGCTGGCGCGTCCGCGGGGGTCTGCAGGAGGAAGGCGGAGGCCGGGGCCGGGACCCTCGCGGCAGACATGGACTTGCATTGTGACTGTGCCGCCGAAACGCCGGCCGCCGAGCCGCCGTCGGGGAAGATCAATAAAGCTGCCTTCAAATTATTCAAGAAAAGGAAATCgggtggcaccatgcccagcatttTTGGGGTCAAAAACAAAGGGGACGGGAAAAGCTCGGGTCCGACGGGGCTGGTGCGGAGCAGGACCCACGACGGCCTGGCCGAGGTGCTGGTGCTGGAGAGCGGCAGGAAGGAGGAGCCGCGCGGCGGGGGCGGCGGGGGGCGGCCGAATCCGGGGCCCCCCAGAGCCGCAGGGCCCGGCGGGGGCTCCCTCGCCAGCAGCTCGGTGGCCAAGTCGCACAGCTTCTTCTCGCTGCTGAAGAAGAACGGGCGCTCGGAGAACGGCAAGGGAGAGCCGGCGGACGCGAGCAGGGCCGGCGGCAAACAAAAGCGGGGGCTGCGGGGGCTGTTCAGCGGCATGCGCTGGCACCGGAAAGACAAGCGGGCCAAGGCGGAGGCCGCGGAGGGGCGCGCGCCCGGGGGCGGCCTGATCCTGCCCGGCTCGCTCACCGCCAGCCTGGAGTGCGTCAAGGAGGAGACGCCCCGAGCCGCGCGCGAGCCGGAGGAGCCCAGCCCGGACGCCCCGCGAGACCCAGCAGGTGAGCCCGCAGGGGGAGAGCAGGTGCCCGCCCCCGCCGACCGCGCCCCAGCGCGGAGCTGCCGAGAGCCCGAGGGCCCCGCGCGCCCCGGCGACACCGGCGCCCGGGGAGAGGACGCCGCGGGGCATCGGCGCGCCGAGAAGCCCCGGGGACCCCCCGAGCCGGGGCCCGGGGAGGTCCGCACGGCCGAGGACGCTTCCAGGACGGGGGCCGTTCCGGTCAAGACGGTCCCCCTTGTCGACTCCGAAGGCGGCAGCGGCCGGGCGCCCGCCGCCCCGGACCCTGCCTCTGTCGATCCACCCTCAGACCCGTCGGCAGATCGTATTTGTTTGATGTTTTCTGACGTGACTTCACTGAAAAGCTTTGACTCTCTTACAGGCTGTGGAGATATTATTGCAGACCCAGAGGAAGAGGCAGGTCCCAGCTGTGACAAGCATGCCGCCGGGCCAGGCAAGCCGGCTCTCTCCAAAAAGCACCCCGGCGTGGTGGCCTACCAGGGAGGCGGGGAGGAGATGGCCAGCCCGGACGCGGCGGACGACACCTATCTGCAGGAGTTCTGGGACATGCTGTCCCAGACCGAGGAGCAGGGCCCCGGGCCCCAGGAGGGCGCGGCCAAGGTGGCAGCTGCGCTGGAAGCCAAGGTGGCGCCCGAAACCCCCAAAGACACCAGGTGTGTGGAAGCGGCCAAGGACGCGTCCTCGGTCAAGCGCAGGAGGCTCAACCGGATTCCCATCGAGCCCCATCCGAAGGAGGAGCCCAAGCACCCGGAGAAGGAGCAGCAGGAAGGCGTCCCCAACAGCGACGAGGGCTACTGGGACTCCACCACGCCGGGCCCGGAGGAAGACAGCTCGAGCAGCGGGAAGAAGGCGGGCCTCCCCCGGGATAGCTACAGCGGGGACGCGCTCTACGATCTCTATGCCGACCCGGACGGAAGTCCAGCCACCCTTCCTGGAGGGAAGGACAACGAGGAGACGTCCTGCCTGTCCCGGTTAAAGCCCGTATCTCCAGGCACCATCACTTGTCCACTGCGCACACCAGGCAGCTTGTTGAAGGACTCTAAGATCCCTATTAGCATCAAGCACCTGACCAACCTTCCATCTAGCCATCCCGTGGTGCACCAGCAACCCTCCAGGAGTGAGATGCCCAGAACAAAAATCCcggtttccaaagtgctggtccGCAGAGTCAGCAACCGGGGCTTGGCTGGGACCACCATCAGGGCAACGGCCTGCCACGACAGTGCCAAAAAGTTGTGA
- the AMER2 gene encoding APC membrane recruitment protein 2 isoform X2, translating to METSRSRGGGGAVSERGGAGASAGVCRRKAEAGAGTLAADMDLHCDCAAETPAAEPPSGKINKAAFKLFKKRKSGGTMPSIFGVKNKGDGKSSGPTGLVRSRTHDGLAEVLVLESGRKEEPRGGGGGGRPNPGPPRAAGPGGGSLASSSVAKSHSFFSLLKKNGRSENGKGEPADASRAGGKQKRGLRGLFSGMRWHRKDKRAKAEAAEGRAPGGGLILPGSLTASLECVKEETPRAAREPEEPSPDAPRDPAGCGDIIADPEEEAGPSCDKHAAGPGKPALSKKHPGVVAYQGGGEEMASPDAADDTYLQEFWDMLSQTEEQGPGPQEGAAKVAAALEAKVAPETPKDTRCVEAAKDASSVKRRRLNRIPIEPHPKEEPKHPEKEQQEGVPNSDEGYWDSTTPGPEEDSSSSGKKAGLPRDSYSGDALYDLYADPDGSPATLPGGKDNEETSCLSRLKPVSPGTITCPLRTPGSLLKDSKIPISIKHLTNLPSSHPVVHQQPSRSEMPRTKIPVSKVLVRRVSNRGLAGTTIRATACHDSAKKL from the exons GGAGCTGGCGCGTCCGCGGGGGTCTGCAGGAGGAAGGCGGAGGCCGGGGCCGGGACCCTCGCGGCAGACATGGACTTGCATTGTGACTGTGCCGCCGAAACGCCGGCCGCCGAGCCGCCGTCGGGGAAGATCAATAAAGCTGCCTTCAAATTATTCAAGAAAAGGAAATCgggtggcaccatgcccagcatttTTGGGGTCAAAAACAAAGGGGACGGGAAAAGCTCGGGTCCGACGGGGCTGGTGCGGAGCAGGACCCACGACGGCCTGGCCGAGGTGCTGGTGCTGGAGAGCGGCAGGAAGGAGGAGCCGCGCGGCGGGGGCGGCGGGGGGCGGCCGAATCCGGGGCCCCCCAGAGCCGCAGGGCCCGGCGGGGGCTCCCTCGCCAGCAGCTCGGTGGCCAAGTCGCACAGCTTCTTCTCGCTGCTGAAGAAGAACGGGCGCTCGGAGAACGGCAAGGGAGAGCCGGCGGACGCGAGCAGGGCCGGCGGCAAACAAAAGCGGGGGCTGCGGGGGCTGTTCAGCGGCATGCGCTGGCACCGGAAAGACAAGCGGGCCAAGGCGGAGGCCGCGGAGGGGCGCGCGCCCGGGGGCGGCCTGATCCTGCCCGGCTCGCTCACCGCCAGCCTGGAGTGCGTCAAGGAGGAGACGCCCCGAGCCGCGCGCGAGCCGGAGGAGCCCAGCCCGGACGCCCCGCGAGACCCAGCAG GCTGTGGAGATATTATTGCAGACCCAGAGGAAGAGGCAGGTCCCAGCTGTGACAAGCATGCCGCCGGGCCAGGCAAGCCGGCTCTCTCCAAAAAGCACCCCGGCGTGGTGGCCTACCAGGGAGGCGGGGAGGAGATGGCCAGCCCGGACGCGGCGGACGACACCTATCTGCAGGAGTTCTGGGACATGCTGTCCCAGACCGAGGAGCAGGGCCCCGGGCCCCAGGAGGGCGCGGCCAAGGTGGCAGCTGCGCTGGAAGCCAAGGTGGCGCCCGAAACCCCCAAAGACACCAGGTGTGTGGAAGCGGCCAAGGACGCGTCCTCGGTCAAGCGCAGGAGGCTCAACCGGATTCCCATCGAGCCCCATCCGAAGGAGGAGCCCAAGCACCCGGAGAAGGAGCAGCAGGAAGGCGTCCCCAACAGCGACGAGGGCTACTGGGACTCCACCACGCCGGGCCCGGAGGAAGACAGCTCGAGCAGCGGGAAGAAGGCGGGCCTCCCCCGGGATAGCTACAGCGGGGACGCGCTCTACGATCTCTATGCCGACCCGGACGGAAGTCCAGCCACCCTTCCTGGAGGGAAGGACAACGAGGAGACGTCCTGCCTGTCCCGGTTAAAGCCCGTATCTCCAGGCACCATCACTTGTCCACTGCGCACACCAGGCAGCTTGTTGAAGGACTCTAAGATCCCTATTAGCATCAAGCACCTGACCAACCTTCCATCTAGCCATCCCGTGGTGCACCAGCAACCCTCCAGGAGTGAGATGCCCAGAACAAAAATCCcggtttccaaagtgctggtccGCAGAGTCAGCAACCGGGGCTTGGCTGGGACCACCATCAGGGCAACGGCCTGCCACGACAGTGCCAAAAAGTTGTGA